One genomic window of Aquisalimonas sp. 2447 includes the following:
- a CDS encoding DUF6691 family protein has product MLLTLVSALVVGLIFGTGLLVSGMANPEKVLGFLDLAGHWDPSLALVMVGAIATAFVAFRTASRRERTFLGDPLRVPTRNDVDGRLLLGALGFGVGWGMAGFCPGPALVALGAGEIKAMVFVAAMLAGMGLFEVIERARQA; this is encoded by the coding sequence ATGCTGCTGACACTTGTTTCTGCGCTGGTGGTGGGACTCATTTTCGGCACGGGGCTGCTGGTATCGGGCATGGCCAACCCCGAGAAGGTCCTGGGATTCCTTGATCTGGCCGGCCACTGGGATCCGTCCCTGGCGCTGGTCATGGTGGGGGCCATTGCCACGGCGTTCGTGGCCTTCCGCACGGCCTCCCGGCGCGAGCGTACCTTCCTGGGTGATCCGCTGCGTGTGCCAACCCGCAACGACGTTGATGGCCGGCTGCTGCTTGGTGCTCTGGGCTTTGGTGTCGGCTGGGGCATGGCGGGCTTCTGTCCCGGCCCGGCACTGGTGGCTCTTGGAGCGGGCGAGATCAAGGCCATGGTGTTCGTGGCGGCGATGCTGGCGGGCATGGGTCTGTTCGAAGTCATCGAGCGGGCGCGGCAGGCATGA
- a CDS encoding SulP family inorganic anion transporter — protein MTPLIPGWLRGYSRSQLPGDLVAALVVTMLLVPQGLAYAALAGLPPQLGLYASLAPMVAYAALGSSMVMSVGPVAVAALMTASALTPLATPGSPEYIAGAILLALLSGLMLFVFGLLRLGNLARLLSHPVVSGFISGAALLIVIGQLRPLLGVQADGQTALTLLVGLAGSLGEINLWATAIGVSVLVLLVLARIHLPALLRRLGAGTQTADLLARLTPMVAVLAAAGLVTGLGLDQRLEVVGSFPSGLPSLVWPALDPGMIRQLLLPALVIGLIGFVESVAIAQAFARQRGQRIDPDAELRGLGAANVVSAFSGAFPVTGGFSRTAVNAEAGARTPLAGVFAAFMIALVLLFATGLFRALPMTVLAAVIIVAAIGLVDWSGLRRVWRHDRAEGLAFAGTAVGVLVLGVEWGVITGVALSLMPLVWRVSHPHLAVLGRVPGTEHFRNVLRYRVETHPAVVFVRVDEILFFGNAEGVHHALEHQLECDPPPQHLVLVMLSVSHVDATALDMLEELNDSLADRGIRLHLAEVKGPVMDRLRNGPLLGRLSGEVFLSANEAFEVLARPEDAVSLTGRTR, from the coding sequence ATGACGCCGCTGATCCCCGGTTGGCTGCGCGGTTACAGTCGCAGCCAGCTCCCCGGGGACCTGGTGGCTGCCCTGGTGGTGACCATGCTGCTGGTGCCCCAGGGGCTTGCCTATGCGGCCCTGGCCGGCCTTCCGCCCCAACTGGGCCTGTACGCCAGTCTCGCCCCCATGGTGGCCTACGCGGCACTGGGCTCCTCCATGGTCATGTCCGTGGGGCCGGTGGCGGTGGCGGCGCTGATGACCGCCTCGGCGCTGACACCGCTGGCGACTCCGGGGAGCCCCGAGTACATCGCCGGTGCCATCCTGCTGGCGCTATTGTCGGGGTTGATGCTGTTCGTTTTCGGACTGCTGCGACTGGGCAACCTGGCCCGTCTGCTCAGTCATCCGGTGGTCAGCGGCTTCATTTCCGGCGCCGCGCTGCTGATCGTCATCGGCCAGCTGCGGCCGCTTCTGGGTGTGCAGGCCGATGGGCAGACCGCGCTGACATTGCTCGTCGGCCTGGCCGGATCCCTCGGGGAGATCAACCTCTGGGCCACGGCCATCGGCGTCAGCGTGCTGGTATTGCTGGTGCTGGCCCGAATTCATCTGCCCGCGCTGTTGCGCAGGCTCGGTGCCGGAACGCAAACCGCGGATCTGCTGGCCCGGCTGACACCCATGGTGGCCGTTCTCGCTGCAGCCGGGCTGGTCACCGGGCTGGGCCTGGATCAGAGGCTGGAGGTCGTGGGTTCCTTTCCCAGTGGGCTGCCATCCCTGGTCTGGCCCGCGCTGGACCCGGGCATGATCCGGCAACTGCTGTTGCCGGCGCTGGTGATCGGGCTGATCGGCTTCGTCGAGAGCGTGGCGATTGCCCAGGCCTTCGCCCGGCAGCGCGGTCAGCGCATCGACCCGGACGCCGAACTCCGGGGGCTCGGGGCCGCCAACGTGGTCAGTGCTTTCTCCGGCGCCTTTCCTGTCACGGGCGGCTTCTCGCGCACCGCGGTGAACGCCGAGGCCGGCGCACGGACGCCCCTTGCCGGCGTGTTCGCCGCATTCATGATCGCGCTGGTGCTGCTCTTCGCCACCGGCTTGTTCCGGGCCCTGCCGATGACAGTGCTGGCCGCGGTGATCATTGTCGCGGCCATCGGGCTGGTGGACTGGTCCGGACTGCGGCGGGTCTGGCGCCATGATCGTGCCGAGGGGCTGGCCTTTGCCGGGACGGCGGTGGGGGTGCTGGTCCTGGGCGTGGAATGGGGCGTGATCACGGGTGTCGCCCTTTCCCTGATGCCACTGGTCTGGCGGGTCAGCCATCCCCACCTGGCGGTGCTGGGGCGTGTGCCCGGCACCGAGCATTTCCGCAATGTGTTGCGCTATCGGGTGGAGACCCACCCGGCGGTGGTGTTCGTGCGCGTGGACGAGATCCTGTTCTTCGGTAACGCGGAAGGGGTGCATCATGCGCTGGAGCATCAGCTGGAGTGCGATCCGCCGCCGCAGCATCTGGTGCTGGTCATGCTGTCGGTGAGTCACGTAGACGCCACCGCCCTGGATATGCTGGAGGAACTCAACGACAGCCTGGCCGACCGCGGTATCAGACTCCATCTCGCGGAGGTGAAGGGGCCGGTGATGGACCGTCTCCGTAACGGGCCGCTGTTGGGCCGGCTCAGTGGGGAGGTGTTTCTCTCCGCCAACGAGGCCTTCGAGGTGCTGGCCCGTCCCGAGGACGCCGTTTCCCTGACGGGCAGAACGCGGTAA
- a CDS encoding efflux RND transporter permease subunit: protein MTSSSSDASWLAWLARHPVAANLIMLLMMVSGLWSLQQLNTQFFPTFELDFVTVQVEWRGATAEEVADAVTSPLEEELRDVDGLRELTSTSAEGSATIVLEFREGTDMTQATESVKDRVSGVRNLPEDSREPTISRVLRYDPVARLLVSGDLNTREVRELSRMLEEELLERGVTRVQLTGLAEQEISIDVDQHRLNDLGMSFADLARQVDAQSRDVPAGDAGERDVARQLRGIDQARSLRAFEALPIPLEGGRSVALGDLATITRQARDNEIELRVAEGDAVEILVERAEDEDALAAARVLEAYLQERQPTLPETVHLQVFDEFWQFISERITLLLKNGLGGLLLVIGVLLAFLSSRMAFWVTLGIPTSFLAALTVLFLTGGSINMMSLFAFIMALGIIVDNAVVVGENAYSRFQNGEGPAEAAINGARRMFVPVMAASLTTIAAFLPLMIIGGPIGNILFDIPLVVVCVIIAAIIQAFFILPGHLRRSFERAERRAPNRYRQAMDNGFNRFRDGPFRRAVELSIRNPWATMAMPVALLVVAIGLAAGGRLDFTFFPSVEGETVHANVTFAPGTPRARVEAYLDRLEESLLATNEELGGDIVRTRVSRTGSTIASDPADTRFGENYGGMFVELTPPDARGVRNRAFIRAWEDNAPQAPGLENLVIRERGQGPPGADIDVRITGAPPEQLKAASLEVQADLRQRPGVSGITDDLPYGPEQWVHRLNDQGRALGLSAVDLSNQLRDAYGGVLAQIFQHRRDEVEVWVRLAAAERDALASLEDFRIRTPDGNTVPLGNVADLETRRSFASLRHFDGRLAVRPTADVDAQVANANRIRADLEENLLPELRERYGVQTAFEGQAADQEETLADMRAGLVLALALIYLVLAFVFSSYGWPLLVMAVIPFGVVGAFFGHWIFGLDLTILSLFGLFGLSGIVVNNSIILVTFYREIRDQSPGAPVEHALTEASRLRLRPVLVTTLTTIGGLLPLLFETSVQAQFLIPMAIAIAFGLAVASLIVLFLVPAMLAVYENAAGMLQGASERASASE, encoded by the coding sequence GGCCAACCTGATCATGCTGCTGATGATGGTCTCCGGGCTGTGGTCGTTGCAGCAGCTCAATACCCAGTTCTTCCCCACCTTCGAGCTGGATTTCGTCACCGTGCAGGTGGAGTGGCGCGGCGCCACGGCGGAGGAAGTCGCCGATGCCGTGACCTCACCGCTGGAGGAAGAGCTCCGCGACGTGGACGGGCTGCGGGAACTCACCTCCACCTCCGCCGAGGGTTCGGCAACCATTGTTCTGGAGTTCCGTGAAGGCACGGACATGACCCAGGCGACGGAGTCGGTGAAGGATCGTGTTTCCGGTGTGCGCAATCTCCCTGAAGACTCCCGGGAGCCCACGATCAGCCGCGTGCTCCGCTACGACCCGGTGGCGCGGCTGCTGGTCAGCGGAGACCTGAATACCCGGGAAGTCCGCGAACTCAGCCGCATGCTGGAAGAGGAACTCCTGGAGCGGGGGGTGACCCGGGTTCAGCTCACCGGGCTGGCGGAGCAGGAAATCAGCATCGATGTCGACCAGCACCGCCTCAACGATCTGGGCATGTCGTTCGCGGATCTGGCCAGGCAGGTGGATGCGCAGAGCCGGGATGTACCGGCGGGGGATGCCGGCGAGCGCGACGTGGCGCGGCAGCTGCGGGGCATCGATCAGGCCCGCTCGCTGCGGGCATTCGAAGCCCTGCCCATTCCCCTGGAGGGCGGGCGCTCGGTGGCTCTGGGGGACCTCGCCACCATCACGCGCCAGGCCCGCGACAACGAGATCGAGCTCCGTGTGGCGGAGGGCGACGCCGTGGAGATCCTGGTGGAGCGGGCCGAGGACGAGGACGCCCTGGCGGCGGCCCGCGTGCTGGAGGCCTACCTGCAGGAGCGCCAGCCGACGCTGCCGGAGACGGTGCATCTGCAGGTCTTCGACGAGTTCTGGCAGTTCATCAGCGAACGCATCACGCTGCTGCTGAAGAACGGCCTCGGTGGTCTGCTGCTGGTGATCGGCGTACTGCTGGCCTTCCTGTCCTCGCGCATGGCCTTCTGGGTGACCCTGGGCATTCCCACGTCCTTCCTGGCCGCTCTCACGGTGCTGTTCCTCACCGGCGGCAGCATCAACATGATGAGCCTGTTCGCGTTCATCATGGCCCTGGGGATCATCGTCGACAACGCCGTGGTGGTGGGCGAGAACGCCTACAGCCGGTTTCAGAACGGCGAAGGGCCGGCGGAGGCGGCCATCAATGGCGCCCGCCGCATGTTCGTGCCGGTGATGGCGGCGTCACTGACCACCATTGCGGCATTCCTGCCGTTGATGATCATCGGCGGACCCATCGGCAATATCCTCTTTGATATTCCCCTGGTGGTGGTGTGCGTGATCATTGCCGCTATCATCCAGGCGTTCTTCATCCTGCCCGGCCATTTGCGGCGCTCCTTCGAGCGGGCCGAACGCCGCGCACCGAATCGCTACCGGCAGGCCATGGACAACGGCTTCAACCGGTTCCGCGACGGGCCGTTTCGCCGCGCCGTGGAGCTGTCCATCCGCAATCCCTGGGCCACCATGGCGATGCCCGTGGCGCTGCTGGTGGTGGCTATCGGTCTGGCGGCCGGCGGCCGGCTGGACTTCACCTTCTTCCCCTCGGTGGAAGGCGAGACGGTGCACGCCAACGTCACCTTCGCGCCGGGTACGCCCAGAGCCCGCGTGGAGGCCTACCTGGACCGGCTGGAGGAGTCGCTGCTCGCCACCAACGAGGAGCTGGGTGGCGACATCGTGCGCACCCGGGTGTCCCGTACCGGCAGCACCATCGCGTCGGACCCGGCGGACACCCGTTTCGGCGAGAACTACGGCGGTATGTTCGTGGAATTGACCCCACCGGATGCGCGCGGCGTGCGCAATCGCGCCTTCATCCGGGCCTGGGAGGACAACGCCCCGCAGGCACCGGGGCTGGAGAATCTGGTGATCCGCGAACGCGGCCAGGGGCCGCCCGGCGCTGACATCGACGTGCGCATCACGGGTGCGCCGCCGGAGCAGCTCAAGGCGGCATCCCTGGAGGTGCAGGCGGATCTGCGCCAGCGCCCTGGTGTCTCGGGTATTACCGATGATCTTCCCTACGGCCCTGAGCAATGGGTGCACCGGCTCAACGATCAGGGACGTGCACTGGGCCTGTCGGCGGTGGATCTCAGCAATCAGCTCCGTGACGCCTACGGCGGCGTACTGGCGCAGATCTTCCAGCACCGGCGTGACGAAGTGGAAGTCTGGGTGCGACTGGCCGCGGCGGAGCGCGACGCGTTGGCGAGCCTGGAGGACTTCCGCATTCGAACCCCGGATGGCAACACGGTGCCTCTGGGCAACGTGGCCGATCTGGAGACCCGGCGCAGTTTCGCATCCCTGCGCCATTTCGACGGCCGTCTGGCCGTGCGTCCCACGGCGGATGTGGACGCCCAGGTGGCCAACGCCAATCGCATTCGCGCGGATCTGGAAGAGAACCTGCTGCCGGAACTGCGGGAGCGCTACGGCGTGCAGACCGCCTTCGAGGGGCAGGCTGCGGATCAGGAGGAAACCCTGGCGGACATGCGCGCCGGGCTGGTGCTTGCCCTGGCGTTGATCTACCTGGTGCTGGCGTTCGTGTTTTCCTCCTACGGGTGGCCACTGCTGGTCATGGCGGTGATTCCCTTCGGCGTTGTCGGCGCCTTCTTCGGCCACTGGATCTTTGGGCTGGATCTCACGATCCTTTCCCTGTTCGGGTTGTTCGGGCTCTCGGGAATCGTGGTGAACAACAGCATCATTCTGGTGACCTTCTACCGGGAGATCCGGGATCAGAGCCCCGGTGCGCCTGTCGAGCACGCCCTGACCGAGGCGTCACGCCTGCGCCTGCGGCCGGTGTTGGTGACCACCCTGACCACCATCGGCGGGCTGCTGCCATTGCTGTTCGAGACCTCGGTGCAGGCGCAGTTCCTGATTCCCATGGCCATCGCCATCGCCTTCGGGCTGGCCGTGGCGTCACTGATCGTGCTGTTCCTGGTGCCCGCCATGCTTGCGGTGTATGAGAATGCAGCAGGAATGCTGCAGGGAGCGTCGGAGAGGGCATCCGCATCGGAGTAA
- a CDS encoding YeeE/YedE family protein gives MTIDWAAFTPWSALAGGVLIGLAAALFLLVNGRIAGISGIVGGLLTPARGDIAWRIAFVAGMVGAPLIWLAVTSLPSIRIEAGYPMLIAAGLIVGISTRYGAGCTSGHGVCGISRLSPRSLVATVAFMATGFGTVYVLRHMIGG, from the coding sequence ATGACCATTGACTGGGCCGCATTCACGCCCTGGTCGGCCCTGGCCGGCGGGGTGCTTATCGGGCTGGCGGCAGCCCTGTTCCTGCTGGTCAACGGGCGCATTGCCGGCATCAGCGGCATTGTCGGCGGCCTGTTGACCCCCGCACGTGGTGATATCGCCTGGCGTATCGCCTTCGTCGCCGGCATGGTCGGAGCGCCGCTGATCTGGCTTGCGGTGACCAGCCTGCCGAGCATTCGTATCGAAGCCGGTTACCCCATGCTCATTGCCGCCGGGCTGATCGTGGGCATCAGCACCCGGTACGGGGCTGGCTGCACCAGCGGCCACGGGGTGTGCGGCATCTCGCGGCTATCGCCCCGCTCACTGGTGGCCACCGTGGCGTTCATGGCCACCGGCTTTGGCACCGTCTACGTGCTCCGGCACATGATCGGAGGGTGA